From one Acidobacteriota bacterium genomic stretch:
- the rsfS gene encoding ribosome silencing factor: MKETLATIHEILDSKKAIDVRIIDISRISNFTNYFIICSGANEKHIQTLADELQKKLGERGIETAHVEGYQNAEWVLLDYFDFIVHIFSIETREYYELERLWADGKVVDVRALP; the protein is encoded by the coding sequence ATGAAAGAGACACTTGCCACCATCCACGAAATCCTGGACAGCAAGAAAGCCATTGATGTCCGGATCATCGACATCTCCAGAATCTCCAATTTCACGAATTATTTCATCATCTGCTCGGGGGCCAACGAGAAGCACATCCAGACGCTGGCCGACGAACTGCAGAAAAAACTGGGGGAGCGGGGCATCGAGACCGCCCATGTCGAAGGCTATCAGAACGCCGAGTGGGTGCTCCTCGACTACTTTGATTTCATCGTCCACATCTTTTCCATCGAAACCCGAGAGTACTACGAACTCGAGCGGCTCTGGGCGGACGGCAAGGTCGTGGACGTCCGCGCGCTGCCCTGA
- the nadD gene encoding nicotinate (nicotinamide) nucleotide adenylyltransferase yields MSLSAGILGGTFDPVHIAHLRMAERAQAALGLDRIYFIVNHTPPHKPGTAVTSAWHRYAMVALATAHRSDWVPCPLELEVPGPSYTIDTLAQFGVTYGVPAAAAVFIAGGDSLRDFRHWREWERLLAAYRFLFVARPGVTLGTEAEALLAAGRVADGRGWTPARIRAALTGDTRAVLAELGMPDVSSTGLRVMLQSHADCADLIPEPVRRYIQKAGLYGGE; encoded by the coding sequence GTGAGCCTGTCCGCCGGCATCCTGGGCGGGACGTTCGACCCCGTCCATATCGCCCACCTGCGGATGGCCGAACGGGCCCAGGCGGCGCTGGGCCTGGACCGGATCTACTTCATCGTCAACCACACCCCGCCCCACAAGCCGGGGACGGCGGTCACCTCGGCGTGGCACCGCTACGCCATGGTGGCCCTGGCCACGGCCCACCGGTCCGACTGGGTGCCGTGCCCGCTGGAGCTGGAGGTGCCCGGTCCGTCGTACACGATCGATACGCTGGCCCAGTTCGGCGTGACCTACGGCGTGCCCGCGGCCGCGGCGGTGTTCATCGCCGGCGGCGACTCGCTCCGCGATTTCCGGCACTGGCGGGAGTGGGAGCGGCTACTCGCGGCGTACCGGTTCCTCTTCGTGGCCCGGCCCGGCGTGACCCTCGGGACGGAGGCCGAAGCGCTGCTGGCCGCCGGCCGGGTGGCGGACGGCCGGGGCTGGACGCCGGCGCGCATCCGCGCGGCGCTGACCGGGGACACCCGCGCCGTCCTGGCCGAGTTGGGCATGCCCGATGTGTCTTCAACCGGGCTCCGGGTTATGCTACAATCCCACGCAGACTGCGCGGACCTCATCCCGGAGCCGGTCCGCCGCTACATCCAAAAAGCAGGCTTGTATGGAGGAGAATGA
- the obgE gene encoding GTPase ObgE, which produces MFIDYATIQIRAGAGGNGCVAFRREKFVPHGGPSGGDGGRGGSVVLVSSSQLNTLLDFRYQREFRAGRGGHGEGSNRHGRDGDDCIVTVPVGTVARDPETEAVLFDFTAPDQRFVAARGGRGGRGNARFATATNQAPRNAEPGRAGEERELVLELKLLSDVGLVGYPNAGKSTLISRISAARPKIADYPFTTLAPHLGVVRCDDWRSFVVADIPGLIEGAHAGAGLGDRFLRHVERTRVLVHLVDVSGLEPRDPVERLKAINRELALFNPALADKPQLVVATKLDAVSDNAQLKRLRLHCRRRKQPFLAVSAVSGDGLPELVRTLGEMLAVAP; this is translated from the coding sequence ATGTTCATCGATTACGCCACCATCCAGATCAGGGCCGGCGCCGGCGGCAACGGCTGCGTTGCGTTCCGGCGGGAGAAGTTCGTCCCGCACGGCGGCCCCAGCGGCGGCGACGGCGGCCGGGGCGGCAGCGTGGTGCTCGTCAGCTCCAGCCAGCTCAACACGCTGCTGGATTTCCGCTACCAGCGCGAGTTCCGCGCCGGCCGCGGCGGGCACGGCGAGGGGAGCAACCGGCACGGCCGCGACGGCGACGACTGCATCGTGACCGTGCCCGTGGGAACGGTGGCGCGTGACCCGGAGACCGAAGCGGTGCTGTTCGACTTCACCGCGCCCGACCAGCGCTTCGTGGCCGCCCGGGGCGGCCGGGGCGGCCGGGGCAACGCCCGCTTCGCTACCGCCACCAACCAGGCGCCCCGCAACGCCGAGCCGGGCCGCGCCGGCGAGGAGCGAGAGCTGGTGCTGGAGCTCAAGCTCCTCTCCGATGTCGGCCTGGTGGGCTACCCCAACGCCGGCAAATCCACCCTCATCTCGCGCATCTCGGCCGCCCGGCCCAAGATCGCCGACTACCCGTTCACCACCCTGGCGCCCCACCTGGGCGTCGTCCGCTGCGACGACTGGCGCTCCTTCGTCGTGGCCGACATCCCCGGCCTGATCGAAGGTGCCCACGCCGGCGCCGGCCTGGGCGACCGGTTCCTCCGTCACGTGGAGCGGACCCGGGTGCTGGTCCATCTGGTGGACGTCTCCGGGCTGGAACCGCGCGACCCGGTGGAGCGCCTCAAGGCCATCAACCGCGAGCTGGCGCTGTTCAACCCGGCGCTGGCCGACAAACCGCAGCTGGTTGTAGCCACGAAGCTCGATGCCGTGTCCGATAACGCTCAGCTCAAGCGGCTGCGGCTGCACTGCCGCCGGCGCAAGCAGCCGTTCCTGGCCGTTTCCGCCGTCAGCGGCGACGGCCTGCCGGAGCTGGTCCGGACGCTGGGCGAGATGCTGGCGGTGGCGCCGTGA
- the rpmA gene encoding 50S ribosomal protein L27, with amino-acid sequence MAHKKGVGSSRNGRDSHSQRLGIKRFAGQLVSGGSILVRQRGTPLKPGLNVGRGKDDTLYAKVTGIVAFRDRGSRGKFVSIIPQAE; translated from the coding sequence ATGGCACATAAAAAAGGTGTGGGCAGCTCCAGAAACGGGCGCGACAGCCATTCGCAGCGACTGGGGATCAAGCGCTTCGCCGGCCAGCTGGTTTCCGGCGGCAGCATCCTGGTCCGGCAGCGGGGCACTCCGCTCAAGCCGGGCCTCAACGTCGGCCGCGGCAAGGACGACACCCTGTACGCCAAGGTGACCGGGATCGTGGCGTTCCGCGATCGCGGCAGCCGCGGCAAGTTTGTGAGCATCATTCCCCAGGCCGAGTAA
- the rplU gene encoding 50S ribosomal protein L21 yields MFAIIRSGGKQYKAAEGQVVRVEQLDVPVGEHVTIDDVLLLDTDDAVLVGTPTIQNAAVQATVMEHGQADKVIVFKKKIRKQYKRFNGHRQPFTDLKIDKISMKTE; encoded by the coding sequence GTGTTTGCGATCATTCGTTCCGGCGGCAAGCAGTACAAGGCGGCAGAAGGGCAGGTGGTCCGGGTGGAACAGCTCGACGTTCCCGTGGGCGAGCACGTCACCATTGACGACGTCCTGTTGCTCGATACCGACGACGCGGTTTTGGTGGGCACCCCCACCATCCAGAACGCCGCCGTTCAGGCGACCGTGATGGAGCACGGCCAGGCAGACAAGGTGATCGTCTTCAAGAAAAAAATCCGCAAGCAGTACAAACGCTTCAATGGTCACCGGCAGCCGTTCACCGATCTGAAGATCGACAAAATTTCCATGAAGACGGAGTGA
- a CDS encoding cytochrome C: MKVIQDLAKNLWVSKFSLLGATMVTVSAVLIVTAWILDMLGVAGGPYRDLFAYGFLPGVFLVGLAFIPLGIWFARRKARRDGTEIRPLVIDLSRPEHRHRAVLILALTLVNSIILSVAMYEGYHYTDSDEFCGTLCHTVMEPEFTAYQRSPHARVGCVACHIGGGASWFVKSKLSGLRQVYAVMAHTYSRPIPSPVADLRPARETCEACHWPQFFHGKQTVVRRKLDDTADVNNPLVSVLLLDIGGFNAKSNRYEGIHWHVSRHARVEYLPADPKRTRIHRVRSVREDGTVHEYAPPDSIPAPPPGTEWRTMDCVDCHNRPTHIFDEPQTAVDQALLDGKIPATLPGIRPLALRLLTAAHPSHAAAREGIRAGLERHYGASGDGAAIRKAADGIFAIYRLNVFPDMKMTFGVHRSHLGHADDTGGCFRCHDGEHATADGLVLSQDCELCHQVLAQEEPENSLDKAIADIFR, translated from the coding sequence ATGAAAGTCATTCAAGACCTGGCCAAGAATCTCTGGGTCAGCAAGTTCAGTCTGCTGGGCGCCACCATGGTCACGGTCTCGGCCGTGCTCATCGTCACCGCCTGGATTCTGGACATGCTGGGCGTGGCCGGCGGTCCCTACCGCGACCTGTTCGCCTACGGCTTCCTGCCCGGGGTGTTTCTGGTCGGCCTGGCGTTTATTCCGCTGGGCATCTGGTTCGCCCGCCGGAAGGCCCGGCGCGACGGGACGGAGATCCGCCCGCTGGTGATCGACCTGAGCCGGCCCGAACACCGCCACCGCGCCGTGCTGATACTCGCCCTGACTCTGGTCAACTCCATCATCCTGTCGGTGGCCATGTACGAGGGGTACCACTACACCGATTCCGACGAGTTCTGCGGCACACTCTGCCACACGGTCATGGAGCCCGAGTTCACCGCCTACCAGCGTTCGCCTCATGCCCGGGTGGGCTGCGTGGCCTGCCACATCGGGGGCGGCGCCTCCTGGTTCGTCAAATCGAAGCTCTCCGGCCTGCGCCAGGTCTACGCGGTCATGGCCCACACCTACAGCAGGCCTATCCCCTCGCCCGTGGCCGACCTCCGGCCGGCCCGCGAAACCTGCGAGGCGTGCCACTGGCCGCAGTTCTTCCACGGCAAGCAAACGGTGGTCCGGCGCAAGCTGGACGACACAGCTGACGTGAACAATCCCTTGGTCTCGGTGCTGCTGCTCGACATCGGCGGTTTCAACGCCAAATCAAATCGCTACGAGGGCATTCACTGGCACGTGAGCCGGCACGCCCGGGTGGAGTATCTCCCGGCCGACCCCAAGCGCACCCGGATCCACCGCGTCCGGTCCGTCCGCGAGGACGGCACGGTGCACGAGTATGCCCCGCCCGACAGCATCCCCGCACCGCCACCCGGAACCGAGTGGCGGACCATGGATTGCGTCGACTGCCACAACCGGCCCACCCACATCTTCGATGAGCCGCAGACGGCCGTGGACCAGGCCCTGCTGGACGGCAAGATCCCCGCCACGCTGCCGGGGATCCGCCCCTTGGCCCTCCGGCTCCTCACCGCCGCCCACCCCTCGCACGCCGCGGCCCGCGAGGGGATCCGCGCCGGGCTGGAGCGGCACTACGGCGCGTCGGGCGACGGGGCCGCGATCCGCAAGGCCGCCGACGGGATCTTCGCCATCTACCGGCTGAACGTGTTTCCCGACATGAAGATGACCTTTGGCGTGCATCGCAGTCATCTGGGACATGCCGATGACACCGGCGGCTGCTTCCGGTGCCACGACGGGGAGCACGCCACGGCGGACGGCCTGGTGCTGTCGCAGGACTGCGAGCTCTGTCACCAGGTGCTGGCTCAGGAAGAGCCGGAAAACAGCCTGGACAAAGCGATCGCCGACATCTTCCGATAG
- a CDS encoding NUDIX hydrolase — protein sequence MIWQPKRFCAYCGAPLYPDGEGAGRCATCATTFYDNPVPAVAALVRDAAGAILLVERAREPQAGRWALPGGFIEIAESTADALRRELREETGLEADRVELIGIEDEPSRRYGRVIVVCYQVAGYRGEPVAGDDARALAFFPPGALPDLAFVSHRRFIEQAIRSG from the coding sequence ATGATCTGGCAACCCAAGCGATTCTGCGCTTACTGCGGCGCCCCCCTGTACCCTGATGGAGAGGGCGCCGGCCGCTGCGCAACCTGCGCCACGACGTTCTACGACAACCCGGTGCCGGCCGTCGCCGCCCTGGTGCGCGACGCCGCCGGCGCCATCCTCCTGGTGGAGCGCGCCAGGGAGCCGCAGGCGGGGCGATGGGCCCTGCCAGGCGGATTCATCGAGATCGCGGAATCCACCGCCGACGCCCTGCGGCGCGAGCTGCGGGAGGAGACCGGTCTCGAAGCGGACCGCGTGGAGTTGATCGGGATCGAAGACGAACCCAGCCGCCGGTACGGGCGGGTGATCGTGGTCTGTTACCAGGTCGCCGGCTACCGGGGCGAGCCGGTTGCCGGCGACGATGCGCGCGCGCTGGCATTCTTTCCGCCCGGCGCGCTGCCCGACCTGGCCTTCGTCAGCCACCGCCGCTTCATCGAACAAGCCATCCGGTCCGGGTGA
- a CDS encoding MerR family transcriptional regulator, which translates to MKIGHVARMLNVSVPTLRMYEREGILIPWKSTGGTRYFDEQDVEWIRCIRRMISELGLNIEGIRRLLALIPCHELRGCAATQYAHCPCHIDASRPCWSITGASRRSSQKECHGCPAYRNSISCQNLKSLFEIRLHQLAGSNHGATPDHTA; encoded by the coding sequence ATGAAAATCGGCCACGTGGCCCGGATGCTGAACGTTTCCGTTCCTACGCTGCGCATGTACGAGCGGGAAGGCATCCTGATCCCGTGGAAATCGACCGGCGGGACCCGCTACTTCGACGAGCAGGACGTCGAGTGGATCCGCTGCATCCGCCGCATGATCTCGGAACTGGGGCTCAACATCGAGGGGATCCGGCGGCTGCTGGCCCTGATCCCCTGCCACGAACTGCGCGGTTGCGCCGCCACCCAGTACGCGCACTGCCCCTGCCACATCGACGCCAGCCGGCCGTGCTGGAGCATCACCGGCGCCAGCCGCCGCTCCTCCCAGAAGGAATGCCACGGCTGCCCGGCGTACCGGAACTCGATCAGTTGCCAAAATCTCAAGAGTTTGTTTGAAATCCGGCTCCACCAGCTCGCCGGCAGCAATCACGGAGCAACTCCGGATCACACGGCCTGA
- a CDS encoding MBL fold metallo-hydrolase, which yields MGSFLQFAGATRTVTGTKHIIQHRGKVVMLDCGLFQGLKELRVRNWETFPLPAGYVDDIILSHAHIDHTGFLPRFFAHGFDGRIFTTPSTHDLCEIMLPDSAHIQEEDARYANKEGFSKHAPAEPLYTIDDAERVLEKFQDVPYGSAFSINKNIQFEFVDAGHILGSSIVRLTMRREDESTFRVVFSGDLGRYGESILPDPTAVDETDFLIMESTYGDRIHQDVDIQAELDDVISRTVRRGGKVVIPAFAVGRTQEILYQLRALQEAQRIPKIPVYIDSPLAIKATKIFCDYPERFDPEVSRGSRPGDCRLLCHNLHVASSVQDSMAINTIDEPVIIISASGMCEAGRILHHLKLKLPDRRNTVLFVGYQAEGTRGRRILDGEREVKIHGENVPVRAEIRSIDAFSAHADSGELFRWMGNFRRPPRMTFLVHGEWEQMRALEAQIRERLGWAVQIPAYLEKVDLDKYLPPMAGDGQAV from the coding sequence GCGGCCTGTTCCAGGGGCTCAAGGAGCTGCGCGTCCGCAATTGGGAGACCTTCCCGCTACCGGCCGGGTACGTGGACGACATCATCCTGAGTCACGCCCACATCGACCATACCGGGTTCCTGCCGCGCTTTTTCGCTCACGGCTTCGACGGCCGGATCTTCACCACCCCGAGCACCCACGACCTGTGCGAGATCATGCTTCCCGACTCGGCCCATATCCAGGAGGAAGATGCGCGCTACGCCAACAAGGAGGGCTTCTCGAAACACGCACCCGCCGAGCCGCTCTACACCATCGACGACGCCGAGCGGGTGCTGGAGAAGTTTCAGGACGTGCCCTACGGCAGCGCGTTCTCCATCAACAAAAACATCCAGTTCGAGTTCGTGGACGCGGGGCACATCCTGGGCTCATCCATCGTGCGCCTGACCATGCGCCGCGAGGACGAGTCCACATTCCGCGTGGTATTCAGCGGTGACCTCGGCCGGTACGGCGAGAGCATCCTCCCCGACCCGACGGCGGTCGACGAGACCGACTTCCTCATCATGGAATCCACCTACGGCGACCGCATCCACCAGGACGTGGACATCCAGGCCGAGTTGGACGACGTCATCAGCCGGACCGTCCGGCGCGGCGGCAAGGTGGTCATCCCGGCGTTCGCGGTGGGCCGCACCCAGGAGATCCTCTACCAGCTCCGGGCGCTGCAGGAGGCTCAGCGGATTCCGAAGATTCCGGTGTACATCGACAGCCCGCTGGCCATCAAGGCGACGAAAATATTCTGCGATTACCCGGAGCGCTTCGATCCGGAGGTGTCGCGGGGGAGCCGGCCGGGCGACTGCCGCCTGCTCTGCCACAACCTGCACGTGGCCAGCTCCGTCCAGGATTCCATGGCCATCAACACCATCGACGAGCCGGTGATCATCATCTCCGCCAGCGGGATGTGCGAGGCGGGACGGATCCTGCACCACCTGAAGCTGAAGCTCCCGGACCGGCGCAACACCGTGCTGTTCGTGGGATACCAGGCCGAGGGGACGCGGGGCCGCCGGATCCTGGACGGTGAGCGCGAGGTCAAGATCCACGGCGAGAACGTCCCGGTTCGGGCGGAGATCCGCTCCATCGACGCGTTCAGCGCCCATGCCGACTCCGGCGAGCTGTTCCGCTGGATGGGCAACTTCCGACGTCCGCCGCGCATGACCTTCCTCGTGCACGGCGAATGGGAGCAAATGCGGGCGCTGGAGGCGCAGATCCGCGAACGGCTCGGCTGGGCGGTGCAGATTCCGGCCTACCTGGAAAAAGTGGATCTGGATAAATACCTGCCGCCGATGGCCGGCGACGGTCAGGCCGTGTGA